Proteins co-encoded in one Bacillus sp. FSL H8-0547 genomic window:
- a CDS encoding ABC transporter permease: MFTALFSSVESGLIYAIMALGVYLSFRILDFPDLTVDGSFVTGAAICAALIVNGVNPFFATLAALAAGFIAGCLTGILHTKGKINPLLAGILMMIALYSINLRIMGQSNVPLLQESTVFSVLLDGWNQLGIDAFMQSVFVSAGLEAIIPKTWSVLAAMCALIVLIKLSLDYFLKTEIGIAIRAVGDNEKMISSFSANTDLLKIIGLGISNALVAFSGAFIAQFSGFSDIGMGIGMIIIGLASVIIGEALVGTKTIIRATLAVIIGAILYRIIIALALRADFLETGDMKMITAAIVIAALVVPQLLAKQKEKRKKLLRRKGDVHIA; the protein is encoded by the coding sequence ATGTTTACTGCCCTATTTTCTTCTGTTGAATCCGGACTGATCTACGCCATCATGGCTCTTGGTGTGTATCTTTCCTTCAGGATTCTCGATTTTCCGGATCTCACCGTAGACGGCAGCTTTGTCACAGGTGCCGCAATATGTGCTGCATTAATTGTAAATGGAGTTAACCCTTTTTTCGCAACTCTGGCGGCCCTTGCCGCCGGATTTATTGCAGGGTGTCTTACTGGAATTCTTCACACGAAAGGGAAAATCAATCCCCTGCTTGCAGGGATCCTGATGATGATTGCCTTATATTCGATTAATCTGCGGATTATGGGCCAGTCAAACGTCCCTCTGCTTCAGGAAAGCACCGTCTTTTCTGTTTTGCTTGATGGCTGGAACCAGCTTGGAATTGACGCATTTATGCAGTCTGTTTTTGTATCAGCAGGTCTTGAAGCGATTATCCCGAAAACATGGTCGGTTCTCGCAGCCATGTGCGCCCTTATTGTCCTTATAAAGCTTTCGCTTGATTATTTCCTTAAAACAGAGATCGGCATTGCCATCCGCGCTGTCGGTGATAATGAAAAAATGATTTCAAGCTTTTCAGCCAATACGGATCTTCTGAAAATTATCGGTCTCGGTATCTCCAATGCACTTGTTGCCTTTTCAGGTGCTTTCATCGCCCAATTTTCGGGATTCAGCGATATTGGCATGGGGATCGGGATGATCATTATTGGCCTTGCATCTGTCATTATCGGGGAAGCCCTCGTCGGAACAAAAACGATTATCCGGGCAACTCTCGCTGTTATCATTGGAGCCATCCTCTACCGCATTATTATTGCGCTTGCGCTCAGAGCAGACTTCCTTGAGACAGGCGATATGAAGATGATTACGGCAGCCATCGTCATCGCGGCGCTCGTCGTGCCGCAGCTGCTTGCAAAACAGAAAGAAAAAAGGAAAAAACTTCTCAGGAGAAAGGGAGATGTTCACATTGCTTGA
- a CDS encoding hydrolase, producing MNQEKQTYYIDVASGEILQNPAESSPSFKLYATPAEIDQLKSYYSENSSADFQTFQRAQVPFREYHHDAENKAYDDSMRKIYGMIYLLGDEEAKRHIEENGILKDNHSDNPESVENFK from the coding sequence ATGAATCAGGAAAAACAAACGTACTATATTGACGTCGCAAGCGGAGAAATTCTTCAGAATCCTGCAGAATCAAGTCCAAGCTTCAAACTGTATGCCACTCCGGCTGAAATTGATCAGCTGAAGTCCTATTACAGCGAGAACAGCTCGGCTGACTTTCAGACCTTCCAGCGTGCACAAGTTCCATTCCGCGAATATCACCATGATGCTGAAAATAAAGCCTATGACGATTCGATGAGAAAAATATACGGCATGATTTATTTGCTTGGCGATGAAGAAGCCAAACGGCATATCGAAGAAAATGGCATTTTGAAAGACAATCATTCGGATAATCCGGAAAGCGTAGAAAATTTCAAGTAA
- the abc-f gene encoding ABC-F type ribosomal protection protein, producing the protein MTICSVQGLTKSYGSQLIFEKLSFEINEGEKIGFTGRNGTGKTTIFKCLSGIEQPDEGTIAIKKGKKIGYLAQIPVFHDGATVEDVLREGISELTELAAELSELEMKMAEAKNPHLLERVMERYGSCRQQFELLGGYEMDAKVQAVACGLKLQELLNEKFQAISGGEKTKVSLGMILLKQPDILLLDEPTNHLDIAAVEWLETYLKEYKGTVVVISHDRAFLDEVAGEILDLEGGEVTVYHHNYSGFITQKQKKLLAEFQAYQDQQKKIKKMKEAIKRLKEWANQANPPNEGLHKRARNMERALMRMEKLKRPVLQHKKMDLSFEGTDRSGKRVVSLDGASKAFGDRTILEEISLDIQYKDRTAIVGENGSGKSTLLKMVMGQVEPDSGAVKIGSSVKIGYLSQQLMLGDTDTSIIDFFREDVHASEEEARHILAGFMFYGPAVFKKLKHTSGGERMRIQLAKLMQQDLNVLILDEPTNHLDIDSREVLEDAIEQFEGTIVAVSHDRFFLNKLFTKTCWIHQQKLFSFEGNYAWAREKMQPVMNQSAKGIKENQPSVIRTKQPKTPVQENEEDVLNKIEQLENDVYEIEQNMNKQSELNELILLNRRKEEIVSEIERLYKRL; encoded by the coding sequence ATGACGATTTGTTCGGTTCAGGGATTAACAAAATCATACGGAAGCCAGCTGATTTTTGAAAAGCTGAGCTTTGAAATAAATGAAGGCGAAAAGATTGGGTTTACAGGCAGAAATGGGACAGGGAAAACGACGATCTTTAAGTGTCTGTCAGGAATTGAACAGCCTGATGAAGGCACAATCGCGATTAAAAAAGGAAAAAAGATCGGCTATTTGGCTCAAATACCTGTTTTTCATGACGGTGCGACTGTGGAAGATGTGCTGAGAGAGGGGATCTCGGAACTGACGGAGCTTGCAGCTGAGCTATCTGAACTTGAGATGAAAATGGCTGAGGCAAAAAATCCTCATCTGCTTGAAAGGGTGATGGAGCGTTACGGCAGCTGCAGGCAGCAATTTGAATTGCTAGGAGGCTACGAAATGGATGCGAAGGTGCAGGCGGTTGCCTGCGGCCTGAAGCTTCAGGAACTTCTGAATGAAAAATTCCAGGCGATAAGCGGCGGAGAAAAGACGAAAGTTTCACTTGGCATGATTCTTTTAAAGCAGCCGGATATTCTGCTTCTTGATGAACCGACCAACCATTTGGATATTGCAGCTGTAGAATGGCTTGAAACCTATCTGAAAGAATATAAAGGGACCGTTGTCGTAATATCACATGACCGCGCATTTCTGGATGAGGTAGCAGGTGAAATCCTTGATCTCGAAGGCGGGGAAGTGACTGTCTACCACCATAATTATTCAGGTTTCATCACCCAAAAACAAAAAAAGCTGCTGGCGGAATTTCAGGCATACCAGGATCAGCAGAAAAAAATCAAAAAAATGAAAGAAGCGATTAAAAGGTTGAAAGAGTGGGCGAATCAGGCTAATCCGCCAAACGAGGGCCTTCACAAGCGGGCAAGAAATATGGAGCGTGCGCTCATGAGAATGGAGAAACTGAAACGGCCTGTCCTGCAGCATAAAAAAATGGACCTGTCCTTTGAAGGGACTGACAGAAGCGGAAAAAGAGTCGTAAGTCTTGATGGTGCTTCAAAAGCATTTGGAGATCGGACCATTCTAGAAGAGATTTCACTGGATATTCAGTACAAGGACAGAACCGCCATTGTCGGCGAAAACGGGTCAGGTAAATCGACTTTGCTGAAGATGGTCATGGGCCAGGTAGAACCTGACAGCGGGGCTGTGAAAATAGGCAGCAGCGTTAAGATCGGCTATCTTTCCCAGCAGCTTATGCTTGGTGATACAGACACATCTATTATTGATTTTTTCAGAGAAGATGTGCATGCATCTGAGGAAGAAGCCCGTCACATTCTTGCAGGATTTATGTTTTATGGTCCGGCAGTTTTTAAAAAACTGAAACATACAAGCGGCGGTGAACGGATGAGAATTCAGCTTGCAAAGCTTATGCAGCAGGATTTGAACGTGCTTATTTTAGATGAGCCGACAAATCATCTGGATATTGATTCCAGGGAAGTGCTTGAGGATGCAATTGAACAGTTTGAGGGAACAATCGTGGCAGTTTCCCATGACCGTTTTTTCCTCAACAAGCTTTTTACAAAGACCTGCTGGATCCATCAGCAAAAGCTCTTCTCCTTTGAAGGCAATTATGCGTGGGCGCGTGAAAAAATGCAGCCTGTGATGAATCAGTCTGCAAAAGGCATAAAAGAAAACCAGCCTTCAGTTATTAGAACGAAACAACCGAAAACACCAGTGCAGGAAAATGAAGAGGACGTGCTGAATAAAATTGAACAGCTTGAAAATGATGTGTATGAGATTGAACAGAATATGAATAAACAAAGTGAACTAAATGAGTTGATCCTTCTTAACCGCCGAAAAGAAGAAATAGTAAGCGAAATTGAACGTCTGTATAAAAGACTTTAG
- a CDS encoding ABC transporter substrate-binding protein, whose protein sequence is MNWKNIGMGIALSSMLIAAGCGSKETAGNSGEKTYQVGVTQIVEHPSLDAALKGFQKALKDEGLKVDYDVQIAGGDQNNNQTIASNFVGDGVDLIFANSTPSALSALNATKDIPIVFTSVTDPIGAGLVESFEKPGANITGTTDTHPDAIPNTVKFIDENVDGNKIGMIYNSGEQNSAAQIDLVKKAAKGTDLEIVEASVSTSAEVKQAAESLVGKVDSFYIITDNTVVSALESVISVAGDEDLPLFVGELDSVARGGFAAYGFDYEDIGYEAGLKAADILKGEKEAGEIPVDYPQKLKLQVSKKAAEAINVEMKDFKDAELID, encoded by the coding sequence ATGAACTGGAAAAACATCGGAATGGGAATTGCACTGTCAAGCATGCTGATAGCTGCAGGCTGCGGAAGTAAAGAAACGGCCGGAAACAGCGGCGAAAAGACTTATCAGGTGGGTGTCACTCAAATTGTCGAGCATCCTTCTCTTGATGCTGCTTTAAAAGGGTTTCAAAAAGCTCTGAAAGATGAAGGTCTCAAGGTTGACTATGACGTCCAGATTGCAGGCGGCGATCAGAATAATAATCAGACCATTGCAAGCAACTTTGTCGGCGACGGCGTTGATCTGATTTTTGCCAACTCCACACCAAGTGCTCTAAGCGCACTCAATGCAACAAAAGACATACCGATTGTTTTCACTTCAGTCACGGATCCAATTGGGGCGGGCCTTGTCGAAAGCTTTGAAAAACCGGGTGCAAACATTACCGGAACGACAGATACTCACCCTGATGCCATTCCAAATACGGTCAAATTTATAGATGAAAATGTGGACGGCAATAAGATTGGAATGATCTATAACTCCGGTGAGCAAAATTCGGCAGCTCAAATTGATCTTGTTAAAAAAGCAGCAAAGGGAACAGACCTTGAAATTGTTGAAGCATCTGTTTCAACTTCAGCCGAAGTGAAGCAGGCCGCTGAAAGCTTAGTCGGAAAAGTAGATTCTTTCTATATTATTACTGATAATACGGTTGTATCCGCGCTGGAGTCTGTTATTTCTGTCGCAGGGGATGAAGACCTGCCCCTGTTTGTCGGGGAGCTTGATTCTGTAGCAAGAGGCGGTTTTGCAGCTTACGGATTTGACTACGAGGATATTGGATATGAAGCAGGCTTAAAAGCAGCTGACATCCTTAAGGGAGAAAAAGAAGCGGGAGAAATCCCTGTCGATTACCCGCAGAAGTTAAAACTGCAGGTCAGCAAAAAAGCGGCTGAAGCGATAAATGTTGAAATGAAAGACTTTAAAGACGCTGAATTGATTGATTAA
- a CDS encoding cold shock domain-containing protein, with amino-acid sequence MLQGKVKWFNAEKGFGFIEAEGQEDVFVHFSAIQGEGFKSLEEGQEVTFEIVEGARGPQAANVQK; translated from the coding sequence ATGTTACAAGGTAAAGTTAAATGGTTTAACGCAGAAAAAGGTTTCGGTTTCATCGAAGCAGAAGGTCAAGAAGACGTATTCGTACATTTCTCTGCTATTCAAGGCGAAGGCTTTAAATCTTTAGAAGAAGGCCAAGAAGTTACTTTCGAAATCGTTGAAGGCGCTCGTGGACCACAAGCTGCTAACGTTCAAAAGTAA
- a CDS encoding FAD-dependent oxidoreductase — MKNTNSKLPQFPEPYWRDTSSLPAFHKLSKHITVDAAVVGGGITGITSAYLLAKEGLKVALIDSDCLLNGTTGHTTAKVTIQHDLIYHELTQHVGTDGAKHYYEANLAGLDFIRNTVEEKNITCDFSIQDAILYAVSDESLDKLLKEKDAYDAIGIPYEYVDQIPLDIEIKGALRVKNQAQFHPLNYLQALLEEMMQAGVQIYENSAIIDVKGTKEEPVLLSNEGFEITCEHVIAATHFPFYDGNGFYFARMYADRSYVISAKTSKPYPGGMYLSVDEPKRSLRSASSSGQDVVLIGGEGHKAGQEKDTHRLYEKLEGFGEEIFGLEEITHRWSAQDLFTLDKIPYIGPLTSSNPNIYAATGFHKWGMTNGTFAAHMLRDLIVKKESRYLDLFTPSRFHSDPGVKEFLKANADVAKHLIAGKIKRPSKTPEDLHADEGCAVMVNGKQAGGYKDEQGVLHLVDMTCTHLGCEVEWNSGDRSWDCPCHGSRFSYKGDVIEGPADKPLKVIKEE, encoded by the coding sequence ATGAAAAATACGAACTCGAAACTGCCCCAGTTTCCTGAACCTTACTGGAGAGACACCTCAAGTCTTCCCGCTTTCCATAAGCTTTCAAAGCACATAACCGTTGATGCTGCTGTAGTTGGCGGTGGCATTACCGGCATCACTTCAGCTTACCTTCTTGCGAAAGAAGGACTTAAGGTCGCACTGATTGATTCTGATTGTCTGCTCAATGGCACGACCGGCCATACGACTGCTAAAGTTACCATTCAGCATGATTTAATTTATCACGAACTGACCCAGCATGTCGGAACAGATGGCGCCAAACACTATTATGAAGCGAACCTGGCGGGACTTGATTTTATTAGAAACACCGTTGAAGAAAAAAACATTACATGTGATTTCAGTATTCAGGATGCCATTCTCTATGCCGTTTCTGATGAATCTCTGGACAAACTTCTGAAGGAAAAAGATGCTTACGATGCCATTGGGATTCCTTATGAATACGTGGATCAGATCCCGCTTGATATCGAGATTAAAGGAGCACTGCGTGTTAAAAATCAGGCTCAGTTTCATCCGCTGAATTATTTGCAGGCCCTGCTTGAAGAAATGATGCAGGCAGGTGTACAGATTTATGAAAATTCAGCGATAATTGACGTGAAAGGAACAAAGGAAGAGCCTGTTCTGCTTTCAAATGAAGGATTTGAAATCACTTGTGAACATGTCATTGCAGCGACTCATTTTCCTTTTTACGACGGAAACGGCTTCTATTTTGCCAGAATGTATGCCGATCGTTCCTATGTCATTAGTGCAAAAACTTCAAAACCGTATCCCGGCGGCATGTATTTAAGTGTCGATGAGCCTAAACGTTCGCTCAGATCCGCATCCTCCAGCGGTCAGGATGTCGTCTTAATCGGAGGCGAGGGCCATAAAGCAGGCCAGGAGAAAGATACCCACAGGCTGTATGAAAAGCTAGAAGGTTTTGGAGAAGAGATTTTTGGCCTGGAGGAAATTACACACAGGTGGTCTGCACAGGACTTATTTACATTGGATAAAATCCCTTACATCGGCCCCCTTACATCAAGCAACCCCAATATCTATGCAGCTACAGGCTTTCATAAATGGGGCATGACAAACGGCACGTTTGCTGCACATATGCTAAGGGATTTAATTGTGAAGAAAGAATCACGCTATCTTGATCTTTTCACACCGAGCCGCTTTCACTCTGACCCTGGTGTAAAAGAATTTTTGAAAGCAAATGCCGATGTGGCAAAGCATTTAATAGCAGGTAAAATCAAGCGTCCATCAAAGACACCTGAGGATCTTCATGCTGATGAAGGCTGTGCGGTGATGGTAAACGGGAAACAAGCCGGAGGCTATAAAGATGAACAAGGTGTGCTTCACCTTGTGGACATGACCTGCACCCACCTTGGCTGCGAAGTGGAATGGAACAGCGGAGACCGCTCTTGGGACTGCCCGTGTCATGGATCGAGATTTTCTTATAAGGGTGATGTAATAGAAGGGCCGGCTGATAAGCCGCTGAAGGTGATAAAGGAAGAGTAG
- a CDS encoding RAxF-45 family protein, translating to MNSLNVMHGKELSYLYLCRAIFHAIALNGIRMPFFSNCIDTFKR from the coding sequence ATGAACAGTTTGAATGTGATGCACGGGAAAGAATTATCATACCTTTATTTATGTCGTGCAATTTTTCATGCAATTGCTCTTAACGGGATACGTATGCCCTTTTTCAGCAACTGCATAGACACATTCAAACGTTAA
- a CDS encoding alpha/beta hydrolase → MLHILYYRTLKLHEKKPWVTFIHGAGGSSSIWYKQIREFKKHFNILLIDLRGHGRSAKGLWKDGDDFSEIAEEVIHVHDRLKIASSHFVGISLGTIVIQTIAKIRPRLLSSMVLGGAITKLNVFTRMLLVIGNLGKRILPYMWLYSLFAWIIMPYATHKESRTMFISQAKKMCQKEFIQWFSLTRFVNPYLIELQKDFYKIPVLFLMGEQDHLFLKPVKEIAAENKDVQAVYIADSGHVCNIDQPDRFNQHAVSFIKKIETDRFSVRTKNA, encoded by the coding sequence GTGTTACACATTTTATATTACAGAACCCTGAAACTTCACGAGAAAAAGCCGTGGGTTACCTTTATTCATGGTGCAGGCGGAAGCTCGTCAATTTGGTACAAGCAAATAAGGGAATTTAAAAAGCATTTCAACATCCTGCTCATTGATCTTCGCGGACATGGTAGATCCGCAAAAGGGCTGTGGAAAGACGGCGATGATTTTTCAGAAATTGCTGAAGAAGTCATCCATGTTCATGATCGGCTGAAAATAGCTTCTTCTCATTTTGTCGGGATTTCACTTGGCACGATTGTTATTCAAACCATTGCGAAGATCAGGCCGAGGCTTCTTTCTTCCATGGTTCTGGGCGGGGCCATCACAAAATTGAACGTATTTACGAGAATGCTGCTTGTTATTGGCAACCTCGGCAAAAGGATTCTGCCCTATATGTGGCTTTATTCATTGTTTGCCTGGATCATAATGCCTTATGCAACTCATAAAGAATCCCGCACGATGTTCATCAGCCAGGCAAAGAAGATGTGCCAAAAAGAGTTTATTCAATGGTTTTCACTTACTCGTTTTGTGAATCCGTACTTGATAGAGCTTCAAAAAGACTTTTACAAGATTCCCGTCTTGTTTTTAATGGGAGAACAAGACCATTTATTTTTAAAGCCGGTAAAAGAGATTGCCGCGGAAAACAAGGACGTACAGGCAGTGTATATAGCTGATTCCGGTCACGTCTGCAATATTGATCAGCCTGACAGGTTTAATCAACATGCTGTCTCATTTATAAAAAAGATCGAAACAGACCGCTTTTCTGTCCGCACAAAAAATGCCTGA
- a CDS encoding ABC transporter ATP-binding protein, which translates to MLELKQIEKVFNEGSPDEKKALNGLSLSLKKGDFVTVIGSNGAGKSTLLNVISGRLFPDYGDVLIEGKAITNLREHKRAKYLGRVFQDPMAGTAPALTIEENLAIAYARVHKRTLRPGVTARRKAFFKEKLTTLGLGLEDRLSAKVGLLSGGERQALSLLMATFTNPGILLLDEHTAALDPSRADLITNLTEKLVSEGQLTTLMITHNMQQAVDLGNRLVMMDGGRIIFQAEGDQKKKLTVSSLLNEFSKIKGGSSLSDKVMLS; encoded by the coding sequence TTGCTTGAGCTGAAGCAGATTGAAAAAGTGTTTAATGAAGGTTCTCCCGATGAGAAAAAAGCTTTGAACGGGCTTTCCCTTTCTCTTAAAAAAGGAGATTTTGTAACCGTAATCGGCAGCAATGGAGCAGGTAAATCCACATTGCTGAACGTTATATCAGGCCGACTTTTTCCTGATTACGGGGACGTGCTGATTGAAGGAAAAGCGATCACAAACCTGCGCGAGCACAAGCGCGCAAAATACCTCGGCCGCGTTTTTCAGGATCCGATGGCCGGAACTGCACCAGCGCTCACGATAGAAGAAAATCTCGCCATAGCCTATGCACGTGTCCATAAACGCACACTGAGACCCGGCGTTACAGCCAGGAGAAAAGCATTTTTCAAGGAAAAGCTAACGACGCTCGGCCTTGGACTCGAAGACAGACTCTCTGCAAAAGTCGGGCTGCTTTCAGGAGGCGAACGGCAGGCGCTTTCCCTTTTAATGGCCACGTTCACAAATCCCGGAATACTCCTGCTTGATGAGCATACAGCTGCACTTGATCCTTCACGGGCTGACCTTATTACAAACCTCACGGAAAAGCTTGTCTCAGAAGGGCAGTTAACGACTCTGATGATCACACACAATATGCAGCAGGCAGTCGACCTTGGCAATCGCCTTGTCATGATGGACGGCGGACGAATAATCTTTCAGGCTGAGGGAGATCAAAAGAAAAAACTGACTGTTTCCTCCCTCCTGAACGAATTTTCAAAAATAAAAGGCGGAAGCTCACTGTCAGACAAAGTCATGCTGAGTTAA